One Paenibacillus urinalis DNA segment encodes these proteins:
- a CDS encoding sensor histidine kinase, which yields MRMNRIAFKLGIIIVSLLLTVLLSLGFVVDKIFSNMYYQKSEQDVAEMSSHFVEMVHSSKSIPTDLISTMAEFSKVEIFVLDRQGELLGKSSKASNHHVNFITATEINRLLNGESLMINYSTENGESYLISGKPLLDIGGGVLVISSLDIVNSSILEVRQLLCLTGLIGFIIAVGVSFFLSRKMSGPLVQMEKATRKIAAGHLDSRVEVSTRDEIGSLAAAINDLAKDLQRYQDTRTEFFANISHELKTPIMYLEGYANVISKGLYETEEDMKKYLDIISQEAKRLNRLIIDLFDLSKMEEGKLTIYKDAVCINKIIEQVVSKVSMRAENKGITIKNHIDLALIVNGDPGRLEQIFLNLLDNSIRYTKEGSIEISAQQVNNTMVCISVTDTGSGISKEELPFLFERFYRVEKSRSREHGGTGLGLAITKMLVELHNGSIRVSSEAGKGTRFEVYLEKEY from the coding sequence ATGAGAATGAATCGAATAGCTTTTAAATTAGGAATTATTATCGTATCTCTGCTGTTAACGGTTCTGCTTTCCTTGGGATTTGTCGTTGATAAAATCTTTTCGAATATGTATTATCAAAAATCAGAACAAGATGTGGCCGAAATGTCATCCCATTTTGTCGAAATGGTACATTCTAGTAAGAGCATACCTACGGATTTGATATCCACTATGGCAGAATTTTCGAAGGTGGAGATCTTTGTTTTAGATAGGCAAGGAGAATTATTAGGAAAATCAAGTAAGGCCTCTAATCATCATGTAAATTTCATTACCGCAACTGAAATCAATAGATTACTTAACGGAGAATCATTAATGATAAACTATAGTACTGAGAATGGAGAATCCTACCTAATCTCTGGTAAACCATTGTTGGATATTGGGGGTGGAGTTCTTGTGATTTCTTCACTTGATATCGTTAATTCCTCTATACTGGAGGTAAGACAGCTCTTATGTTTAACTGGATTGATCGGTTTTATCATAGCGGTGGGTGTTTCATTTTTTTTATCAAGAAAGATGTCTGGACCTTTGGTTCAGATGGAGAAAGCTACTAGAAAAATAGCTGCTGGTCATCTTGATAGTAGAGTAGAAGTGAGTACTAGGGATGAAATTGGTTCATTAGCAGCTGCAATAAATGATCTTGCAAAAGACTTGCAACGATATCAAGATACACGTACTGAGTTTTTTGCTAATATCTCACACGAACTTAAAACGCCAATTATGTACCTTGAAGGTTATGCAAACGTAATATCAAAGGGACTTTATGAGACTGAAGAAGATATGAAAAAATACTTAGACATCATATCACAGGAAGCTAAACGGCTTAATCGCTTGATTATTGATTTATTCGATTTATCCAAGATGGAAGAAGGTAAATTGACAATATATAAAGATGCGGTATGTATCAATAAAATTATAGAACAAGTTGTCAGTAAAGTGTCTATGAGAGCGGAGAACAAAGGGATAACAATTAAAAATCATATTGACCTAGCGTTGATAGTTAATGGTGATCCTGGTCGACTTGAACAAATCTTTTTGAACTTATTGGATAACTCCATTCGGTATACGAAGGAGGGCTCTATAGAAATATCAGCACAGCAAGTTAATAATACTATGGTATGTATTTCAGTTACAGATACGGGATCAGGGATTTCAAAAGAAGAACTCCCCTTCTTATTTGAAAGATTTTACCGGGTCGAGAAATCAAGGTCGAGAGAACATGGAGGAACCGGTCTAGGACTTGCCATAACGAAAATGTTGGTTGAGTTACACAATGGATCTATTCGTGTATCTAGTGAGGCAGGGAAAGGAACAAGATTTGAAGTGTATTTAGAAAAGGAATATTAG
- a CDS encoding four-helix bundle copper-binding protein has product MSHEQYKQCIEECLRCMVTCNHCYDACLKEEDTKMMAECIRLDRLCADICSFAATAMSSNSPFIKEICSLCAEICQACGDECKKHNHDHCQKCAEACFKCADVCRNMAA; this is encoded by the coding sequence ATGTCACATGAACAGTATAAACAATGTATAGAGGAATGCTTACGATGTATGGTGACTTGTAATCACTGCTATGATGCTTGTTTAAAAGAAGAAGACACTAAAATGATGGCAGAATGTATCCGTTTAGATCGGCTTTGTGCTGACATCTGCTCTTTTGCTGCAACAGCAATGAGCAGTAATTCACCATTTATCAAAGAAATTTGCTCATTGTGTGCTGAGATTTGCCAAGCATGTGGTGATGAGTGCAAAAAACATAATCATGACCATTGTCAAAAATGTGCGGAAGCTTGTTTTAAATGTGCAGATGTATGTCGTAACATGGCTGCATAA